The genomic DNA CGCCCCAGTCAAACGTTGCACCAAGACCTGGGTTAGAGAACGGCCAGTCAACAATTTCGTATAAAGGAGTTAAAACACGACCAACACGCAAGTTACCCCAGTCACCTGAAGCGCCAAGGTAAGTATCACGGAAACCAAGCACACCACCTGAAACGCCGCCATGAGACCAATCTGTACTATCAACATAGCCAGATTCGATCTGCATAGAGATCAAGAAATTATCAAACATGTCTTTAGAAGCACGGAAACCTATGCGTGATTCATTTTCAACCACAAAACCTGTGCTGGCATCACGGTTGTCAGAGACGTTGTAGTTAACTACAGATATTGCTGCCACACCGTACACTTGAACACTAAAGTCGGAAATAATACCGACTTGTCCTGTCTCTGTTGCTGCCGATACGGAAGCGGTAGCGAAAACACTTGTTAGTGCAATAGCGATGGCGGTTTTATTGCATACCTTCTTCATTTTTAACTCCTTGTATGGATACTTTAGGTCGCTTCTCAGTCACTCTATTTATGTAGGGGGGGAGACTGTAGACGCGTTGAACGATGTTTATTTGTAAACTTTCAGACCTTTCTTGTTACGTTTTGTTTATCACTTTGTGTTGATGGAGTTATCTTTGTCTCTGTTGCAGAAAACTGCAATTTAAACTTAATTTTTATCTCGAATTATGAGAGCGGGAGCACTCTTTTAATCTAAATGTGCTGTAGATCACTATTTAATATTGAACTTTTCTATTTTTGAAATTTTTAGATTAAATACGCTTTAACTTATTGATTTGTATTATTTTTATATTGGTGTATAAAAATATATAAATGAAGATTGAAAGGGGGTAAGTGTGCTTTGATAGGGTGTCAATGAGTTTAGTACTAAATAAATCATAATAGGGATGAGGTTATTAGGTGCTTATTTTCTTGTGTGAAATAAACCGGTTGAGCCTTTTATTTATCACTATTATGGTGTTTGTTTTTATTTAAGGTGCTGATATTAAATATTTTTTTCTTATTTTAATGGAGGTGTTCACTGTTGTTCTATGTTGTTTAGTGTGGTTTAAACTAACAATGTGACAAAAACATACGCCTATTGTTTATCTATTGAGTCAAACTGAATAACTAATAGGATTATTTGCCAATAAACGCCACTGAAAACAAGCTTTGATGGGCTTAAATTATGCGTCACTATAACAAAATCACTACATGTTACTGAGTGATGAGTAAATGAAATGTGATTAATCAAGATGTGGTTATGTATCTAAGGACTCTAATCTTTACGCTACGATGTTGGCAAGTGACAGCATCGTTATTGCCCCTCCATGTTTGCTTTGCAAAGCCAATAAAGTTCTTAACGTGTTTTATGCGAGCGATAAGTCAATACGATTGAATCGTCAGCACTTGCTTAGTGCTGCTTATATTAACTCAGCACCACACAAAAGCCCTGCTGTAGTGTGTTGTGGTCTTTATTTTTAAAGCGAAATATTGGTTTTTCTTATCTAATTTTGAGGGGGTATAGGTCTTAACTCTTGCCTTTATTATGCTTGGTTTAGTGAGTTATCGTGAGGGGTGTCACGTTTTAGTGGGTGATTTGCTGAGGTAATCTTAATGGTTGTAAATCGCCTATGATGTTGATCACGCAGTACGTGAGATAGGCTGTTGGTTTTGTGATCCTCATTGTTTGGCGGGTTTGTGTTTAAAATAATGAAACTTAATGGAATTATATTAAGTTATTGTTTATTAATGAATAAAATGGATTTAGTTTTTTTTATAAATTCACTCGCGTGACCGATATCTCAGTGTGAGTTGTATTATTTTTCTTTGCAAATTAACCATTGCAGAATTATTGCCAAGTTCAGGAAATACGGCAGTGGCGCTTAACTTATCAGGGTGAAAGTGGCCATTTAGAGTAAGAGTTTTTCTGGTTGGTATTTTCCAGATTGCGAGTTTCGGATGCAGAGTATTTTGGTCTGATGCTTGAGATTCTTATTAAATTCTAGTTTGCAAAATGTAGGATATATTCATGAAAAAAATTATCGGGTTAAGCGCACTGGCTTTGGTGGCATCATCGCAAGCATTTGCCTCTTCTTATGTCACAGGTAACATTCAGTTTCACGATGATGGCCGCATCCATGGCTCAAAATCGACATCCACACTAGAAGCGGGACACACGTTTGATAATCGCTTTGGCGGTCTAACTATTTATACAGAGTTTGATGGTATTCAATTAGGCGACATTGTGGACGATAACGGTGGTGCAGGAAATACAACGCCAGCAATTACTGTTGGTGGTGAGCAAGCCTTTAATCTAACCGATCACTTGTGGGTTGCAGCAGGTTACCAGCATCTTATTTCAGCGGGTGAGTCAATCCAGTTTCGTCCTTTAATCAAAATTGGTTATAACTTCGATAACGGCCTCTCAATTAGTAACCGTACTCGTGCGCACATTGATGACACTGACGCGGATGCAGACACCGATTATCGTATGGATAACCGTATCGCGTATACTTTTTCTGATATGGATTTAGCGTTAAGTTATAACAACATTTATATGATAGATGCTGAGACAATGGACCACGAAATCCGTGCCACATGGACTCGCCAAGGTGTACAACCTTACTTTGAGTTCCGTAGCCAAGCTAATGGCCTAGACAACAGCGCAGGCAATAGTTTATCTAATAATGCCTTTGTGTTTGGTGCTTCTTACGGATTCTAGGTGACCGTTATTTTTTTATACGCCGAGCAGGGAAGTCTGCTCGGCTTTTTGTTTTAGAATTCTGCGGTAATTTGGTAAGAGGTAAACTTACGCATATTAATGACGCCAGTATCAAAGTATAAATACTGCCCCTTAATACCTAATAAAATGCCGCCTAACTGAGGGGTTTTATCAAAATTCAGTGAGCTGATTTTGCTGGGATACTCCGTCACAGGATAATCAATTTCAACCACATCCTGCTCTAGTTTCTCAATGGCATCTTGACCATACTTCAGTTGAAGTTCGGCAAGCTTATGCTCTATTTGTGGAATGAGATTTTTCGCGTGCTCTTTAAGATCAATGGGTTCCGCTTTGCCTTTTAACATATTTCGCCAATTGGTCTTATCGGAAATAAATTCTTTTAATGCGGTTTCTACAAGCCCAGACTGTAGGCGTGAGCTCACTTTAAAAATAGGCAATGCCTGATTTGCACCTTGGTCAATCCAACGGGTTGGAATTTGTGTGTGACGAGTAATACCTACCTTAATGGCAGTAGTATTAGCAAGATACACATAATGAGGGACGAAGCAGTTCTCCTCTCCCCACTTAGGCTCACGGCAGGTACCTTGTGCAAAATGGCAGGTTTCGGGCTTCATGATACACATGTCACATTTAGCCAACTTGCTCATGCAAGGATAACAAAAGCCTTGAGAGTAGCTTTTTTTGGTTTTTTTACCACATTCTTGGCAGTGAATATGCCCTGAATGAGTCAAGGTGAGTGGCTTACCGATCAGTGGCATCAGGTCTAACATTTGATCATCGAGTGGCAATTGGTAGGAGACCTGCCCTGCTTGTAACGTGGCGGTCATTTTACGAATATGGCCCGTTATTTGTGTCATATTTTGCTTATTCCTTGTTCTTGTAGCACTCTGCATTAGTTGCCTATTATATCCAATACTTACCCTAGTCATACCATCACTGTAAGTAAGTTATTCGTATTATTGTTAGAGACTTTATCGAGAACCGCTCCCTTATCGTTGTACATTTGCACTTCGGTGCTAAAATAGCGTCAAATTTCACGCTTATCTAAGCGACTGGACTGTTTAAAGGTAAATTTAATGACGGTAAAAACGCGTTTTGCCCCAAGCCCAACGGGCTATCTACACGTAGGCGGTGCTCGCACGGCACTATACTCATGGCTTTTTGCTAAAAATCAAGGCGGTGAATTTGTACTGCGTATCGAAGATACTGACCTAGAGCGCAACTCTCAAGAGGCGGTAGACGCTATCCTTGAAGGAATGAAGTGGATGGGGCTAGATTGGGACGAAGGTCCATATTACCAATCGAAGCGTTTTGACCGATACAATGAGTGCATTGATCTGCTACTGGCTGAAGATAAAGCTTATAAGTGTTACGCATCTAAAGATCTTCTTGAAGAAATTCGTACAGAACAAGAAGCCAACAAAGAAATGCCTCGTTACGATGCGAATCACCCTAAAATAGTTGCGGCAAACGCTGCAGCTAAAGAAGGGGATGACTTTGTGGTACGTTTCCGCAACCCTAAACAGGGCAGTGTCGTTTTTGATGACCAAATCCGTGGTCACATTGAAATTAGCAACACACAACTAGATGACCTTATCATTCGTCGTACCGATGGCGCGCCAACTTATAACTTCGTAGTGGTTGTAGATGATTGGGATATGGGTATAACTCATGTTGTTCGTGGGGAAGATCATATCAACAACACGCCTCGCCAAATCAATATCTATGAAGCATTAGGTGCTCCAGTACCTACATTTGCTCACTGTGCCATGATTTTAGGTGATGATGGTGCAAAACTATCAAAACGCCACGGTGCGGTGTCAGTGATGCAATATCGTGACGAAGGTTATTTACCTAACGCACTAAACAACTATCTAGTTCGTTTAGGTTGGTCTCACGGTGACCAAGAGATTTTCTCAAATGAAGAGATGATTGAGTTCTTTAGCTTAAATGACATCTCTAAATCGGCTTCTGCATTTAATACAGACAAACTGTTGTGGCTTAACAACCATTACATCAAAACGTCTGAGCCAGAATACGTTGCTAAGTACCTGCAATGGCACATTGAGCAACAGAATCTAGATATTAGCAATGGCCCTGCGCTTACTGACGTTATCCAACTTGTTGGTGAACGTTGCCATACTTTGGTTGAGTTGGCACAGCAAATTCGTTACTTCTATGAAGACTTTAGTGAGTTTGAAGCGGGCGCGGCTAAAAAACATCTTCGTGGTGTTGCAAGAGGCCCTCTAGAGTTGGCTTTAGCAAAAGTAGAAGCTTTAACCGAGTGGTCAACAGACTCCATCAAAGATGGCATTATTAAAGCTGTGTGTGACGAGTTAGAAATTGGCATGGGTAAAATTGGTATGCCACTTCGCGTTGCCGTAACCGGTGGTGGTCAATCGCCATCCGTTGATGCTGTGATGGCGTTAGTGGGTAAAGAGCGTGTTATAGCGCGTATTCAACTGGCTTTAGCCTTTATCACTGAGCGTGAAGCTAACGCTTAATTAAGTCGCTATTTGAATATTTGAAACCGCTCACTTGAAAAGGTGAGCGGTTTTTTATTGACCATTTTTTATGCTTTTTAAGTTTAATGATACCAATCGTAGTCATTAAAGGATCATTCTAGCTTGTTAAAATACTGGATAACGGCGTTGCAATTTTTCATTGTATAACAACTACTTATCAAAAATAACTCCTTGTTCTTAAGTGTTTTTCCTGCGCTATTTCTGCTCACTTACTTAGTGTGATTAGTATGATTTTTATCTATGATGTCGTCGGATAAGGCCGAATCGTTAAATTTCTGACTGTGCCGTTTGAGACTCTTATTGTGATACATACTAATATCGGCTTCGGAGAGGAGCTGATCAATATTGGTGTCTGGATCTTGAAACAAGCTATAGCCAATACTGACTTTGATATGAAGAAACGTTCCTTGGATGTCATATTGATGCTGCTCAAGATGAGATTGTATCTGCTGCACTAAATGCACCAACTGCTGACGGTTTTTTACTCGAGAGACAATAATTAAAAACTCATCTCCGCCCACCCTAGCGATAGTATCGTGAGAGCGAACACTGTTACGTAGTTGTTGAGCGACCTGCTGTAATATGCTATCTCCACTGGCGTGGCCATAACGGTCATTGATGAGTTTAAAGTCATCCAAATCTATATTTAATAGTGCAAAGCTGGACTGATAATGGGCGGCATTATTGATTAAATTTTTAAGGGTATAGATAAAATAGCGGCGATTGGGTAACCCAGTTAATTCATCTTGCATAGAGCGCTTTTTAGCGTGCAGGTAAAAGATCGAAATGACGCTAAACAGCATTAACAGCATACCGAGTGAGCTGTAGCCATACCAACGAACAGAATTGTTCAAATACCAATTGTCATAAATAGAATGGGTTTTATTAGCAACAATTTTATCCGCAACATAAAGTCCCCAATCTTGGTTGTTGACTTTTATATCGCTGATAAATAATGGTTTTTTTAATGCGTCTGGGTTACCGAATACAGGTGTAGTATGCTGTTTATGTTGCAGAGCTATGATATAGGGGCTGTTCTTATGTTGCGCTTCATCGAGGACTTTTTGTAGATTGACCAATAATAAAATATGTCCTTGATAAATACGGTTATTAATATCCCCAGAAAAAATAGGGCTACGTAAAATATACATGTCCTGAGCGTTATTTAATGCTTGAATGGAACCCTGCGCAAGAGAATAAGGGTTCTCTTTAAAGTGGTCTAATTGAGCCTGTATTTCACTAGAGGTTTCTTCTCCTAAAGCGAAAGAGTAGGGCAAAGTGGGGTATACAAAATTAATAATGTCATTTAACGCAATTCCCACTCCCATCAGTTGGGGATCGTAGTTGAGTAAATTTTGACTCACCGCTTGACGTTGTTGGTCGGTGAGTTCTTGTTGGGAACTGATAATGTTGGCTAAACTGTAGGCCGCATAAATTTTCTTCTGCAGTGATAAAGAAAGGGCATTGGTAATTTGTGAAGCCTTATGCTCCGCATTGGATATTTGCAGTTCAAGTAATTGGTTTTGCCTAAACTTATAGAGATTTTCCACAAAGTAACAACCGACGATACCAACAATAATAATGACTGAAGAGATGAGTGTTTTTTCGAGTCTTGAGGTTAACTGCACGCTTTCCACCTAGATTGATAATGTATTAGCAACAGCAATGTATCCCATGTTATGAGATCATAATCATAGTCAATTCTTACAGTGTTACTTATAAATAACAATGATTATTTCTTATGCAGTTCAGAGGAATAAATTTGAACAAGCTCCCGTTTTTGCCACTTCTGGCGCAAATTTTATAATTACTGTTGATTTTGACAAACCTGCCCCCATTTTAATTATAAGTTCGGCCTCATACTAATGAGATCCGGCGATGATTATTGAAGAGTGTTTAGTGCATGTCTCGACAGCGCAAGTCGATGTCGGTAGAATGTCGCGTCAATTTATTACTCTGAGGTTAATTGGAGATATCTTAAATTAAGGTGTCGCTAATTGATTCGTGGCTGTCTTTTTTGGCCGCCACGACACTCTCTTTCGTATTTAGATGTCTCTTTGAGACGCACACTAGGATGTTGTCACTCTCGTTTATGTAGTGACACTATGCTCAGATAACTGAGCTTTTGTTGAGGTTTAAAAAATAATGCAAGCTACTGTTGAAACTCTAGAAGGTCTTGAGCGCCGTCTAACTATCACTGTTCCTGCTGCTAACATTGAAGATGCAGTAACAGCTGAACTACGTAACATCGCTAAAAACCGTCGTTTTGACGGCTTCCGTAAAGGCAAAGTGCCTTTGAAAATGGTAGCGAAAATGTACGGTCAAGCGGTACGTAACGACGTGATGGGTGAAGTGATGCAGCGTCATTACATCGAGTCTATCGTTAAAGAAAAGATCAACCCAGCGGGTGCACCAACATTCGCACCTGTAGAAGCGACTCAAGGTCAAGATCTTGTATTTACAGCAACTCTAGAAGTTTTCCCTGAGATCGAACTAAAAGGTCTTGAGAACATCTCTGTTGAGAAGCCTGTAGTAGAAGTGAAAGCAGAAGACGTTGATAACATGCTTGAAACTCTACGTAAGCAACAAGCGACTTGGACTGAAGTAGATGCGGCTGTTGAAGACGGCATGCGTGCAACTATCGATTTCACAGGTTCTATCGACGGTGAAGAATTTGAAGGCGGTAAAGCTGAAAACTTCCCTCTAGAAATGGGCCAAGGTCGTATGATCCCTGGTTTTGAAGAAGGCATCACTGGCAAAGTTGTTGGTGCTGAGTTCGAAATCGACGTAGCTTTCCCAGAAGATTACCACGCTGAAAACCTAAAAGGTAAAGATGCTAAGTTCACTATCAAAGTGAACAAAGTTGAAGCACGTGAACTTCCTGAGCTAACTGACGAGTTCGTTGCTAAATTTGGTGTTGTTGAAGGCGGCGTTGACGCACTTAAGACTGAAGTACGCAAGAACATGGAGCGTGAGCTTAAGCAAGCGGTTAAGACTCGTATCAAAGATCAAGCTATTGACGGTCTTGCTAAAGAAAATGACATCACTGTTCCTGCTGCACTTATCGAGCAAGAAATTGGTGTTCTTCGCCAGCAAGCGGCTCAACGTTTTGGTGGCAACACTGAAGCTGCTGACCAACTTCCTCGTGAGTTGTTCGAAGAGCAAGCTCGTAAACGCGTTGTTGTAGGTCTTCTTCTTGGTGAAGTTATCAAAACTGAAGAACTAAAAGCTGATGATGAGAAAGTAAAAGCACTTATCACAGAAATGGCGACTGCGTACGAAGATCCTTCTGAAGTTATCGCATACTACGAAAGCAATGAAGAAATGATGAACAACATGCGTAACGTTGCTTTAGAAGAGCAAGCTGTTGACGCTATCATTGCTAAAGCTCAAGTGACTGACAAAGAAGAGTCATTTGATGCAATTATGAACCAACAACCTGCATAAGGACGTTGAGTTTACGTAGAGGGTTGACTTTATAGTGAGTCTTCTACTAATAATGGTCCGTATGAGATAATCATTCGGGCCATTTGTTTTTAGGGATAGGGGTATAACAGTATGAGCTACCAAGAAAAAAATGTAATGTCGCCAATTGTCGATGCACTGGTACCTATGGTGGTAGAGCAGTCGTCACGCGGTGAGCGTTCTTACGACATCTACTCTCGCTTATTGAAAGAGAGAATCATCTTCCTGACTGGACAGGTGGAAGATCACATGGCTAATCTGGTAGTGGCTCAGTTGCTGTTCCTAGAATCAGAAAATCCAGACAAAGATATTTTCCTATACATTAACTCTCCGGGTGGTAGTGTTACTGCGGGCATGTCTATTTATGACACCATGCAGTACATCAAACCTAATGTGAGCACAGTATGTATGGGACAGGCATGCTCCATGGGTGCATTCCTATTGGCTGGTGGTGCACCAGGTAAGCGTTTTGCGCTACCAAGTTCACGTGTGATGATTCACCAACCGTTGGGCGGCTTCCAAGGTCAAGCATCTGATATTCAAATTCATGCTCAAGAAATTTTGACTATCAAAAACAAACTAAACACACTTCTTGCTGAGCATACAGGTCAGCCAATGGAAGTGATTGAGCGCGATACCGATCGTGACAACTTTATGTCTGCAGAAGACTCTGTGAAATACGGACTTGTAGACTCAGTATTGTCTCGAGGCAAATAAGCCATCGGTTCAAGATTTTTTGATGTAAACTTTAAGAGATTAAAGTTTAAAGCTAAGAGGTTAGCGAATGACAGATAAAAGCAAAGAGAGTGGCAAGCTTTTGTACTGCTCTTTCTGCGGTAAAAGTCAGCATGAAGTTCGCAAGTTGATCGCGGGACCATCCGTTTACATCTGTGACGAGTGTGTTGATCTTTGTAACGATATTATTCGTGAAGAGATCAAAGAGGCTCTTCCTAAGAAAGAGTCTGAAGCTTTACCGACACCACGAGATATTCGTGAGCACCTTGACGATTACGTCATTGGCCAAGAATTTGCGAAGAAAGTGCTTTCAGTAGCGGTATACAATCACTACAAGCGCCTTCGTAACGGCGACAAAACCGCAGACGGTGTTGAGCTTGGTAAGAGTAATATCTTGCTAATTGGCCCAACAGGTAGTGGTAAAACATTACTAGCAGAAACACTAGCTCGTTTCCTAGATGTACCTTTCACTATGGCTGACGCAACCACATTAACTGAAGCCGGTTATGTGGGTGAGGATGTAGAAAACATCATCCAAAAACTGCTTCAGAAATGTGACTACGACGTTTCTAAAGCAGAGCGTGGTATTGTGTACATTGATGAGATTGATAAAATCTCACGTAAGGCTGAAAACCCATCGATCACCCGTGATGTTTCAGGTGAAGGTGTGCAACAAGCACTACTTAAACTGGTTGAAGGTACTATCGCTTCTGTGCCACCTCAAGGTGGTCGTAAGCACCCTCAGCAAGAGTTTTTGCAGGTGGATACTTCGAAGATCCTATTTATCTGTGGTGGTGCTTTTGCTGGCCTAGATAAAGTGATTGAGCAACGAGTTGAAACAGGCTCTGGTATTGGCTTTGGCGCGGAAATTCACGCTAAAGACGAGAACAAGAGCATCAGCGACATGTTCAAACAGGTAGAGCCAGAAGATTTGGTTAAATACGGCCTAATCCCTGAGTTTATCGGACGTCTACCAGTAACAACTACGCTTACTGAACTTGATGAAGCTGCACTTATTCAGATCCTTAGCCAGCCTAAGAACGCTCTGACTAAGCAGTATGCTGCTCTGTTCGACATTGAAGATGTAGAACTGGAATTCCGTGAAGATGCACTAAACGCAATTGCGAAACGTGCAATGGAACGTAAAACCGGCGCTCGTGGCCTTCGTTCGATTCTTGAGAACGTACTTTTGGACACAATGTACGAACTGCCTTCATTAACCGATGTTAGCAAAGTGGTTATCGACGAGTCGGTCATCAATGGTGAATCTGAACCACTGATGATTTACAACGGCGGTGATAATCAGGCTGCAATAGCAGAATCGTGATTTGAAGTCATACCGAGTAAAAAGCGAGCAGTAGCTCGCTTTTTTTATATCTGAATGTTTATGAGCGTTGCATAAAAATGATTTGCCATAGACACATAACCTGTGATTTGCTGTCTATTTCAGCTAAAACATCGTTAAATCGGCACTATTTGATTAAGTTAAGTGATTCTTATTGTTACAGGTATTGATTCTATTTAAAGTGACCTTATATAAAGACCATAAGCCGAAAACGGAAGAGAGATAATTATGAACTTGGAGCGTTCCGAGCGTATTGAAATACCCGTGCTGCCATTACGAGATGTGGTCGTTTACCCACATATGGTCATTCCTCTGTTTGTTGGTCGCGAAAAGTCGATCAACTGCCTTCAAGCTGCTATGGACAACAACAAGCAAGTATTGCTTGTTGCACAAAAAGAAGCAGACACCGAAGAGCCGACCAAAGACGATTTATTCCAAGTAGGTACAGTTGCCACTATTTTGCAACTGCTGAAACTCCCAGATGGAACCGTCAAGGTACTCGTGGAAGGCCAGCAACGAGCCAAACTTCATTCGGTTACCGATGAAGATTTCTTCGTAGCTGATGCGGAATTCCTAACGACACCCGCAATGGATGATAAAGAAGAGGAAGTGGTTGTGCGCAGTGCACTTAACCAGTTCGAAGGCTTTATCAAATTAAATAAAAAGATTCCGCCAGAGGTTCTAACCTCGTTAAACGGTATCGATGATGCCCCACGCCTTGCGGATTCTATTGCCGCTCACATGCCTTTAAAGCTGGTTGAAAAGCAGCGAGTATTAGAAATTATTGACGTGAATGAGCGTTTAGAATTTCTAATGGGCAGCATGGAATCAGAAATTGATATCCTACAAGTAGAAAAACGCATTCGTGGTCGCGTTAAAAAACAGATGGAAAAATCGCAACGCGAATACTATCTGAATGAGCAAATGAAGGCGATTCAAAAAGAATTAGGTGATATGGATGATGCACCGGATGAATTTGAAGCGTTAAAGGCAAAAATTGAACAATCAAAAATGCCACAAGATGCTCGTGAAAAAACCGAACAAGAATTGCAAAAACTAAAAATGATGTCACCGATGTCAGCTGAGGCCACCGTGGTGCGAAGCTACATTGATTGGATGGTAGGCGTGCCTTGGGCGAAACGTTCTAAAGTGAAAAAGAACCTCGCCAAAGCGGAAGAGATACTTAATGCGGATCACTTTGGTTTGGAACGCGTTAAAGAACGTATTCTTGAATACTTGGCGGTACAAAACCGTATTAATAAGCTGAAAGGGCCTATCTTGTGCCTTGTTGGTCCTCCAGGTGTTGGTAAAACTTCTCTAGGACAATCTATTGCGGCAGCAACCGGTCGTAAATACACACGTATGGCGCTTGGTGGTGTGCGTGATGAAGCTGAAATTCGTGGTCACCGCCGCACTTACATTGGCTCTATGCCAGGTAAGCTGATCCAGAAAATGTCTAAGGTCGGAGTGAAGAACCCACTGTTCTTGCTCGACGAAATCGATAAGATGTCTTCAGATATGCGCGGCGATCCCTCTTCGGCGCTATTAGAAGTGTTGGACCCTGAACAAAACAATGCATTTAACGATCACTATCTAGAAGTGGATTATGATTTATCTGATGTTATGTTTGTAGCGACCTCTAACTCAATGAACATCCCTGGCCCACTTCTTGACCGTATGGAAGTGATTCGTCTATCGGGTTATACCGAAGATGAGAAGCTGAACATTGCTAAGAACCACTTATTGGAAAAACAAATTTCTCGTAATGGTTTGAAAGCGCACGAAATTGAAGTGGATGACTCTGCCATTCTTGGCATTATTCGTTACTACACCCGTGAAGCGGGAGTGCGTAGCTTAGAGCGCGAAATCTCTAAGATTTGTCGCAAAGCGGTGAAAAATATTCTACTTGATAGCTCATTGAAGAAAGTCACCGTTAACCAAGATAATCTGAAAGATTACTTAGGCGTACAACGTTGTGACTTTGGCAAAGCTGACGACAGCAACCGTATTGGCCAAGTCACTGGCTTGGCTTGGACCGAAGTGGGCGGCGATCTACTGACCATTGAA from Vibrio rarus includes the following:
- the lon gene encoding endopeptidase La, which gives rise to MNLERSERIEIPVLPLRDVVVYPHMVIPLFVGREKSINCLQAAMDNNKQVLLVAQKEADTEEPTKDDLFQVGTVATILQLLKLPDGTVKVLVEGQQRAKLHSVTDEDFFVADAEFLTTPAMDDKEEEVVVRSALNQFEGFIKLNKKIPPEVLTSLNGIDDAPRLADSIAAHMPLKLVEKQRVLEIIDVNERLEFLMGSMESEIDILQVEKRIRGRVKKQMEKSQREYYLNEQMKAIQKELGDMDDAPDEFEALKAKIEQSKMPQDAREKTEQELQKLKMMSPMSAEATVVRSYIDWMVGVPWAKRSKVKKNLAKAEEILNADHFGLERVKERILEYLAVQNRINKLKGPILCLVGPPGVGKTSLGQSIAAATGRKYTRMALGGVRDEAEIRGHRRTYIGSMPGKLIQKMSKVGVKNPLFLLDEIDKMSSDMRGDPSSALLEVLDPEQNNAFNDHYLEVDYDLSDVMFVATSNSMNIPGPLLDRMEVIRLSGYTEDEKLNIAKNHLLEKQISRNGLKAHEIEVDDSAILGIIRYYTREAGVRSLEREISKICRKAVKNILLDSSLKKVTVNQDNLKDYLGVQRCDFGKADDSNRIGQVTGLAWTEVGGDLLTIETESMIGKGKLTQTGSLGDVMQESIQAAMTVVRSRAEKLGINPNFYEKRDIHVHVPEGATPKDGPSAGIAMCTALVSSLTGNPVKADVAMTGEITLRGEVLPIGGLKEKLLAAHRGGIKTVLIPKDNERDLEEIPDNVKKDLVVKPVQWIDEVLSIALQNDPSGVSIEGTNSDK